In Fodinicola acaciae, the following proteins share a genomic window:
- a CDS encoding PHP domain-containing protein produces MPTDAGPTLPADSHVHSEWSWDAAAGSMERTCARAVEIGLPAIAFTEHADHTSWILPAGVVEHLDNLIVDGVLNPPPFDVDGYLDCLQRCRDRFPSLPIISGLEMGEPHWHKQQAARLLRAGQFDRVLGSLHCLPFGERFSEPPHLFAHRPAAEVVREYLAEIPRLITESDAFGVLAHINYPIRYWPAEAGPFDIADFEDEFRHALRVLADADRALEVNTRMPFSAGLVRWWREEGGKAVTFGSDAHSPEAIAKGFVEAAAMVEAHGFRPGRHPYDVWSA; encoded by the coding sequence GTGCCAACGGATGCGGGCCCGACGCTGCCGGCCGACAGTCACGTGCACAGCGAATGGTCGTGGGACGCGGCGGCCGGTTCGATGGAGCGGACGTGCGCGCGAGCGGTCGAGATCGGCCTGCCGGCGATCGCGTTCACCGAGCACGCCGACCACACCAGCTGGATCCTGCCGGCCGGCGTCGTCGAGCATCTGGACAACCTGATCGTGGACGGCGTACTGAATCCGCCGCCGTTCGACGTCGACGGATATCTGGACTGCCTGCAACGCTGCCGCGACCGGTTTCCGAGCCTGCCCATCATCAGCGGTCTGGAAATGGGCGAACCGCACTGGCACAAGCAACAGGCGGCGCGGCTGCTGCGGGCCGGGCAGTTCGACCGCGTGCTCGGTTCGTTGCACTGCCTGCCGTTCGGCGAGCGGTTTTCCGAGCCACCACACCTGTTCGCGCACCGACCGGCAGCCGAGGTGGTGCGCGAATATCTCGCCGAAATTCCGCGGCTGATAACGGAGTCGGACGCGTTTGGCGTGCTGGCGCACATCAACTATCCGATACGTTACTGGCCGGCCGAGGCCGGCCCTTTCGACATCGCGGACTTCGAGGATGAGTTTCGGCACGCGCTGCGCGTACTCGCCGACGCCGATCGTGCCTTGGAAGTCAACACAAGAATGCCTTTTAGTGCAGGCCTCGTACGCTGGTGGCGCGAAGAAGGCGGGAAAGCGGTCACTTTCGGAAGCGACGCGCATTCGCCGGAGGCTATCGCAAAGGGTTTCGTTGAGGCCGCGGCAATGGTCGAGGCGCACGGCTTCCGGCCGGGCCGTCATCCGTACGACGTCTGGTCGGCGTGA
- a CDS encoding alpha/beta fold hydrolase, producing the protein MTDSGMAAVDGGELYYESAGEGRPVVLSHAGFLTHRMWDEQFALLARTHRVVRFDARGHGRSSVVTEEYRPYEDLRQLLDFLRIDRVTIVGNSLGGRTGVDFALTCPERTAALVTVAGGASGMDIHDPAIVALNQRLATVTTVEDGLEIFLRMWVDGPRRTPDQVDPAVRELCRRLAAETASRHNIMATFQSMREVRAIDRLEEVAVPVLAMVGDLDATDIEDIAERLGKRGRKVLIPGAGHMISLEQPEIFNRTLLDFLAGQESRSRRNSG; encoded by the coding sequence ATGACTGATTCCGGGATGGCCGCGGTCGACGGTGGCGAGCTTTACTACGAATCCGCCGGCGAGGGCCGGCCAGTCGTGCTGTCGCACGCGGGCTTTCTGACCCACCGCATGTGGGACGAACAGTTCGCGCTGCTGGCCAGGACGCACCGGGTCGTACGCTTCGACGCTCGCGGTCACGGCCGGTCGTCAGTCGTGACCGAGGAATACCGGCCGTACGAGGATTTGCGGCAGTTGCTGGATTTTCTCCGCATCGACCGCGTCACGATCGTCGGCAACTCGCTGGGCGGCCGGACCGGCGTCGACTTCGCGTTGACCTGTCCGGAAAGGACCGCGGCGCTGGTGACGGTCGCCGGCGGCGCCAGCGGAATGGACATCCACGATCCGGCGATCGTGGCGCTCAACCAGCGGCTGGCGACCGTGACGACGGTCGAGGACGGCCTCGAGATTTTCCTGCGCATGTGGGTCGACGGTCCGCGCCGCACGCCGGACCAGGTCGACCCGGCCGTACGCGAGCTCTGCCGGCGGCTGGCCGCGGAAACCGCCAGCCGGCACAACATCATGGCCACTTTCCAGTCGATGCGTGAGGTGCGGGCGATCGACCGGCTGGAGGAGGTCGCCGTGCCGGTGCTCGCGATGGTCGGCGACCTCGACGCCACCGACATCGAGGACATCGCCGAACGACTCGGAAAGCGTGGCCGCAAGGTGCTGATCCCCGGTGCCGGCCACATGATCAGCCTTGAGCAGCCGGAAATCTTCAACCGTACGCTGCTGGACTTCCTTGCCGGCCAGGAGAGCCGATCGCGGCGAAACAGCGGATGA
- a CDS encoding DUF4365 domain-containing protein: MALDRSQHQGLYGESFVRVLASAAGLTVARPDLDVDGTDFTLGYPGALGTQRHPKIEVQVKSWARRRARLRDGYWRYHLRARHFNELAGDHFALPRYLIVVIVPDDYREYISVDHDAARLRHAAYWQSLERHDPVTLAPNSRVSVPIPEKNLLTVDALVGLMASGEPTRMGV; encoded by the coding sequence TTGGCACTCGACCGCAGCCAGCACCAGGGCCTGTACGGCGAGTCGTTCGTGCGCGTACTCGCGTCGGCGGCGGGTCTCACAGTGGCGCGGCCGGACCTGGATGTGGACGGCACCGACTTCACGCTCGGTTACCCCGGCGCGCTCGGCACCCAGCGGCATCCGAAGATCGAGGTGCAGGTCAAGTCGTGGGCCCGGCGGCGCGCGCGGCTGCGGGATGGTTACTGGCGTTACCATCTGCGAGCGCGACACTTCAACGAACTCGCCGGAGACCACTTCGCGCTGCCGCGTTATCTCATCGTGGTCATTGTGCCTGACGATTACCGAGAGTACATTTCGGTAGACCACGATGCGGCGCGGCTCCGTCACGCCGCTTACTGGCAGTCACTGGAGCGACACGATCCGGTCACGCTGGCTCCGAACAGCAGGGTGTCGGTGCCGATACCGGAGAAGAACCTGCTCACGGTGGATGCCTTGGTTGGCCTGATGGCGTCCGGGGAGCCGACCAGGATGGGGGTGTGA